A single genomic interval of Aureliella helgolandensis harbors:
- a CDS encoding DUF1398 family protein: MNTEIIVAAARATLDGSIPFPEVVRRLMETGVEYYHVDYVALRKCFYSATGDVVTTPISYEGLPAVAEVFDVAELCEAILDSQRHGQHYRDFTTRAMKAGVQGYMVFLRGQRVTYWGRRGDQHTEWFLGAEPCSQ, from the coding sequence ATGAACACCGAAATTATTGTTGCCGCCGCTCGCGCGACACTCGACGGTTCTATTCCTTTCCCCGAGGTTGTCCGCAGACTCATGGAGACTGGCGTAGAGTATTATCACGTCGATTACGTCGCCTTACGAAAGTGCTTTTACAGCGCCACGGGCGACGTCGTGACGACGCCCATTTCCTACGAGGGATTGCCTGCCGTGGCCGAGGTCTTCGATGTGGCCGAGCTATGCGAGGCGATTCTCGATAGCCAGCGTCACGGCCAGCATTATCGCGACTTTACTACGCGTGCGATGAAAGCTGGCGTACAGGGCTACATGGTGTTCTTGCGCGGACAACGCGTCACCTACTGGGGGCGAAGGGGCGATCAGCATACCGAATGGTTTCTCGGCGCGGAGCCATGTTCTCAATGA
- a CDS encoding GNAT family N-acetyltransferase → MKIRLLEIGPDLEIGTLSTDAPYLLADVVRASTELYSTVAAIRPWVCYLAEEDGSICGTCGFKGPPSNGKAEIAYFTFPGNESRGIATEMGRSLVEIATRADDSVQVFAQTLPSRNASHRVLEKLGFRPSVTIHHPDDGEVLEWLYSPV, encoded by the coding sequence TTGAAAATTCGATTACTAGAAATCGGCCCTGACCTAGAGATTGGTACTCTATCGACAGACGCTCCATACTTGCTCGCTGACGTGGTTAGAGCAAGCACGGAGCTGTATTCGACCGTTGCTGCGATACGGCCTTGGGTTTGCTACTTGGCTGAAGAGGACGGAAGCATCTGCGGGACATGTGGGTTCAAGGGGCCACCTTCGAACGGTAAAGCCGAAATTGCCTACTTCACGTTTCCCGGCAATGAATCAAGGGGCATCGCAACTGAAATGGGGCGGTCTCTGGTTGAGATCGCAACCCGAGCAGATGACAGCGTGCAGGTTTTCGCACAGACATTGCCAAGTCGGAATGCGTCGCATCGCGTATTGGAAAAACTTGGGTTTCGTCCGTCTGTTACAATCCATCACCCTGATGATGGTGAGGTCCTGGAATGGTTATACAGCCCTGTTTAA
- a CDS encoding suppressor of fused domain protein has product MNSAAGTEDDWTLWWDARLAAMESLLGKAHDTVGHGTIPFSIGAELGGTADIVYFHNHVDGIVSATAELIGNADQVPNSLGNYELVICSRNDDDWGTDLIGQLAHYTLEAALEPHQTMDIGPATPDGSTIAAFLFCDYGKFTVRDQDAGLILCIGITAPELEACRNGSRERVESLLKSNDVFPFTDLYRESVV; this is encoded by the coding sequence ATGAATTCAGCTGCTGGCACCGAAGACGATTGGACACTTTGGTGGGATGCTCGCCTCGCTGCAATGGAGTCCCTCCTCGGCAAAGCACACGATACTGTTGGCCACGGAACGATTCCGTTCAGTATCGGAGCTGAGCTCGGGGGAACTGCCGACATTGTTTATTTCCACAATCACGTAGACGGCATTGTCTCTGCGACCGCTGAATTGATTGGCAACGCCGATCAAGTCCCAAATTCGCTAGGGAACTACGAACTCGTGATTTGTTCTCGGAACGATGATGACTGGGGGACTGACCTCATTGGGCAACTTGCACACTACACGCTCGAAGCTGCACTAGAGCCTCATCAAACCATGGATATCGGCCCTGCTACTCCAGATGGATCTACGATTGCTGCTTTCTTGTTTTGTGACTACGGGAAATTCACTGTTCGTGACCAAGACGCAGGCTTGATCCTGTGCATTGGTATCACCGCACCAGAACTCGAAGCGTGCCGTAACGGCAGTCGCGAGCGCGTCGAGAGTCTGCTGAAATCCAATGACGTTTTCCCGTTTACAGACCTGTATCGCGAAAGTGTTGTCTGA
- a CDS encoding SMI1/KNR4 family protein, which translates to MAKWNRIVSEFFRMSDPEGKNDHYAPSGASPESIVKVEAELGVEMPHELRDFYSNHDGLGLVSRGETPMPLFIRPTGQLVDFINQCRSAFRDTHPTYAERYFPFIDWYNGDSSGFILGSDGRFVDMVFTFSHELYCYEAGQDANEFIHAHAETLAELLAPG; encoded by the coding sequence ATGGCTAAGTGGAACCGCATCGTTAGTGAGTTCTTTCGGATGTCAGACCCTGAGGGCAAAAACGACCACTATGCTCCGAGTGGCGCCTCACCAGAGTCTATTGTAAAAGTTGAAGCTGAGCTGGGCGTCGAAATGCCGCATGAGTTGCGAGACTTCTATTCCAATCACGATGGACTGGGACTCGTCTCACGAGGAGAGACGCCGATGCCTCTATTTATACGCCCAACGGGGCAACTCGTGGATTTTATAAACCAATGCCGATCTGCATTTCGTGATACGCACCCAACTTACGCGGAACGCTACTTCCCGTTCATTGATTGGTACAACGGAGACTCTTCTGGTTTCATCCTTGGATCTGACGGAAGGTTTGTTGACATGGTGTTCACCTTTTCACACGAACTCTACTGTTACGAAGCTGGACAAGATGCTAACGAATTCATTCATGCTCATGCGGAAACCCTCGCGGAGCTATTGGCACCAGGGTAG
- a CDS encoding FKBP-type peptidyl-prolyl cis-trans isomerase encodes MTDIVVGSGPPALPGDMVQFNYECRLNGGDRVADSSEYGPYQYRLGCRESAPGVEFGLMGMRAGGVRGVRVPPHLTYVDRQINPELPPNAVLRYTLELVAIVQPPWDSGMRQRLDCSGIVISG; translated from the coding sequence TTGACCGACATCGTAGTTGGATCCGGGCCACCTGCTTTGCCCGGTGACATGGTGCAGTTCAACTACGAATGCCGCCTCAATGGCGGTGACCGGGTAGCTGACTCGTCCGAGTACGGGCCCTATCAATACCGCCTTGGTTGCCGTGAGAGTGCTCCCGGTGTCGAATTCGGACTGATGGGGATGCGAGCAGGAGGTGTTCGCGGCGTTCGCGTTCCACCTCATCTCACCTACGTTGATCGCCAAATTAACCCAGAATTACCTCCGAATGCAGTGCTTCGATACACTCTTGAACTTGTCGCCATCGTTCAGCCGCCCTGGGATTCAGGTATGCGACAACGTCTGGACTGTTCGGGGATCGTTATAAGTGGATAA
- a CDS encoding YdeI/OmpD-associated family protein, giving the protein MPQPDAARIRTFASPNELGRWLEANHATECELWVKMFKKTSGVASVTWDDVVVEALCWGWIDGVKKSIDDQVYLQRITPRRARSNWSKRNKAHAERLIREGRMTESGLVHVRAAKADGRWENAYTASETEVPADFMAALESEPKAKQFFETLNKSSRYVIAYGLASAKKSETRQKRFAKFMDMLVREENPNSGRSKVKKA; this is encoded by the coding sequence ATGCCTCAACCCGATGCTGCGAGAATTAGGACGTTTGCATCGCCGAACGAACTCGGTCGGTGGCTCGAGGCGAATCACGCCACTGAATGTGAATTGTGGGTGAAGATGTTTAAGAAGACGTCTGGGGTTGCGAGCGTGACATGGGACGACGTCGTGGTTGAGGCGCTGTGCTGGGGTTGGATCGACGGTGTCAAGAAGTCAATCGATGACCAAGTCTATCTCCAGCGGATCACTCCCAGACGAGCGCGCAGCAACTGGTCAAAAAGGAACAAAGCGCATGCGGAACGTTTGATCCGCGAGGGCCGGATGACAGAGTCTGGACTCGTGCATGTTCGTGCCGCCAAAGCGGACGGTCGGTGGGAGAACGCCTATACGGCAAGTGAAACTGAGGTGCCAGCCGATTTCATGGCAGCACTGGAGAGCGAGCCGAAGGCGAAACAATTTTTTGAAACGCTCAACAAATCGAGTCGCTATGTTATCGCCTACGGATTGGCAAGTGCAAAGAAATCCGAAACCAGACAGAAACGATTTGCAAAATTCATGGACATGCTTGTCCGCGAAGAAAATCCGAATTCTGGCCGAAGTAAGGTGAAGAAGGCATAA
- a CDS encoding DUF1569 domain-containing protein: MLQKPELVTTILDRRMDLRYSDLGAACADVVRLRDGGYVLVGNWSLAQILDHLNMSMQMTIDGAEFKFPALLRPVMKMMFMPTLRTGKPSKLRGKAPKQLQPAIDLDEGACADRFFALANTLMNLSTTFVTHYPMLGRLNREQWLLLQQWHAAHHLSFVVPDA, translated from the coding sequence ATGCTTCAAAAGCCCGAACTCGTAACGACAATTCTAGACCGACGTATGGATCTGCGCTACTCTGACTTGGGTGCCGCTTGCGCAGATGTCGTTCGCTTGCGTGATGGCGGTTATGTGCTGGTCGGCAATTGGAGTCTTGCACAAATTCTCGATCATTTGAACATGTCCATGCAGATGACAATCGACGGCGCGGAATTCAAGTTCCCAGCCCTGTTGCGACCGGTAATGAAAATGATGTTCATGCCGACGCTGCGGACGGGCAAACCCTCCAAGCTGCGTGGCAAAGCTCCGAAACAGCTTCAGCCCGCAATAGATCTCGATGAAGGCGCTTGTGCGGACCGGTTCTTCGCACTAGCGAATACCTTAATGAACCTTTCCACCACTTTCGTGACACATTATCCAATGCTGGGGCGACTCAATCGTGAGCAATGGCTATTGCTTCAGCAATGGCACGCCGCCCATCACTTGAGCTTCGTCGTGCCGGACGCCTGA
- a CDS encoding acyltransferase family protein, producing MRNIGLDLLRIFAVLLVIGRHLHLPESSPDVIKACARGGWIGVDLFFVLSGFLVSSLLFREYQKHGSLDIKRFLIRRAFKIYPAFWLFLAFTLVMRWYLGQQPRTSQLVGEIFFFQNYLGGLWNHTWSLAVEEHFYIGLAFLVTCLIAIDPRRPFRRVPLIFAIIALSCFSFRLLNLVWFPEYSHRVYLFGTHIRIDSLMFGVLISYLWNYCELESRTAGIPTFLLVALAAALLSPAFIFQLETHKWISVAGVILFYLGSGVLLLAAIRWKTTESVLVQGIAGLGAASYSIYLWHMPVATWGHDWISQALGSDSYNLYLFTAVVGACVFGWLLNRMIENPVLLIRDRLLPSYSHAVKAGERSAANVGVERTSGNGESPPAAFVTVQQSEAGSRAED from the coding sequence ATGCGAAATATAGGCCTTGATCTACTACGGATTTTCGCTGTCCTTCTCGTGATTGGCCGGCATCTTCATCTGCCTGAAAGTTCACCGGATGTGATCAAGGCATGTGCGCGAGGTGGTTGGATCGGTGTGGATCTTTTCTTTGTGTTGAGCGGCTTTCTCGTTTCCTCACTGCTTTTTCGAGAGTACCAAAAGCACGGTTCACTGGACATAAAGCGGTTTCTAATTCGCAGAGCCTTCAAGATCTATCCGGCATTTTGGCTGTTTCTGGCTTTTACTCTAGTGATGAGGTGGTATTTAGGTCAGCAACCGCGCACAAGCCAACTTGTCGGCGAGATTTTCTTTTTTCAGAATTATTTAGGCGGGCTTTGGAATCATACGTGGTCGTTGGCCGTCGAAGAACACTTTTACATCGGCCTAGCATTCCTGGTGACCTGTCTCATCGCGATCGACCCCCGCAGGCCGTTTCGTCGGGTGCCGTTGATTTTTGCGATCATCGCTCTGAGCTGCTTTTCATTTCGCCTCCTCAATCTCGTGTGGTTTCCCGAGTACTCCCATAGGGTGTACCTCTTTGGTACCCACATTCGTATAGACTCACTGATGTTCGGTGTGCTGATTTCCTACCTTTGGAATTACTGCGAACTCGAAAGTCGAACTGCCGGTATCCCAACTTTCCTGTTGGTTGCTTTGGCGGCTGCCCTTCTCTCACCCGCATTTATCTTCCAATTGGAAACGCATAAGTGGATATCTGTTGCTGGTGTCATTCTGTTTTATCTTGGTAGTGGCGTTTTGCTCCTCGCAGCGATTCGATGGAAGACAACAGAATCTGTACTTGTTCAAGGAATTGCCGGCCTTGGCGCTGCAAGCTATTCGATCTACTTGTGGCATATGCCAGTTGCCACCTGGGGGCATGACTGGATCTCCCAAGCGCTAGGCTCGGATAGCTACAACTTGTATCTATTTACTGCAGTAGTTGGTGCGTGTGTATTCGGTTGGTTGCTCAATCGGATGATCGAAAATCCCGTCTTATTGATTCGTGATCGTCTCCTTCCCTCTTATTCGCACGCAGTGAAGGCTGGCGAGCGAAGTGCGGCTAATGTGGGCGTTGAAAGAACGAGCGGCAATGGTGAGTCGCCCCCAGCAGCGTTCGTGACTGTGCAACAATCAGAGGCTGGCTCCCGGGCCGAAGATTAG
- a CDS encoding glucuronyl esterase domain-containing protein: protein MLRIPMVAILLAVGTLVSVAKEPADTNYDESKVPSYDLPDVLIDNAGKSVARDEWVRYRRAEVQRLFEDAVYGKTPDQKLAVRYEEIETDPKALDGRATRKQIAAFFGDEAYRLDILMYIPNKSDGPAAGFVGLNFNGNYTVHADPAIIERSTGKGRGTSASRWQVEKIIDQGYALATVHRDQVDPDNYQNDFTDGVHPLFYGEGQTKPEPTEWGAIGAWAWSLSRILDYLETNDQIDASKIAVIGHSRLGKAALWAGAQDARFAMVISNDSGCGGAALYRRCYGERIHHMIKPVGYWFCTNHQQYQKREQALPVDQHMLLALVAPRPLYVASATNDRWADPKGEYLAARHASPVYELFDKPALSQDNPPAPDKPIHTTIGYHLRTGDHNVTAYDWDQYLAFADRHWNSE from the coding sequence ATGCTTCGTATTCCGATGGTGGCAATTCTATTGGCGGTCGGTACTTTGGTATCGGTAGCAAAAGAACCCGCTGACACGAACTACGACGAGTCCAAGGTTCCCTCGTACGACCTGCCAGACGTTTTGATTGACAATGCAGGCAAGTCGGTTGCAAGAGACGAGTGGGTAAGGTACCGGCGGGCGGAGGTGCAGCGGTTGTTCGAAGATGCGGTATATGGCAAAACACCCGATCAAAAGTTGGCGGTCAGGTACGAAGAGATTGAAACCGATCCCAAGGCGCTGGACGGGCGTGCCACACGCAAGCAAATTGCCGCATTTTTTGGTGACGAAGCGTATCGGCTCGACATCTTAATGTACATCCCCAACAAGTCGGACGGCCCAGCTGCTGGATTTGTCGGGTTGAATTTCAACGGCAACTATACGGTGCATGCAGACCCCGCGATCATCGAGCGAAGCACAGGAAAGGGACGCGGCACGTCCGCCAGTCGATGGCAGGTAGAGAAAATTATTGACCAGGGATACGCGCTCGCGACGGTTCACCGTGATCAGGTTGATCCCGACAATTACCAAAATGACTTCACCGATGGCGTCCATCCCCTGTTCTATGGTGAAGGACAAACGAAGCCCGAGCCGACGGAATGGGGAGCGATCGGTGCCTGGGCGTGGAGCTTGTCGAGAATTCTCGACTACTTAGAAACGAACGATCAGATCGATGCGTCAAAAATTGCAGTCATCGGGCACTCCAGACTGGGAAAAGCGGCGCTTTGGGCAGGAGCACAGGACGCTCGGTTCGCGATGGTGATCAGCAATGATTCCGGTTGTGGTGGAGCGGCGCTATATCGGCGTTGCTATGGTGAGCGGATTCATCACATGATCAAGCCGGTCGGCTACTGGTTCTGCACCAACCATCAGCAGTACCAAAAGAGAGAACAAGCACTGCCGGTGGATCAGCACATGCTACTGGCGCTGGTCGCACCTCGCCCGCTCTATGTTGCCAGTGCCACGAACGATCGTTGGGCCGATCCCAAGGGGGAGTATCTTGCAGCAAGGCATGCGAGTCCGGTGTATGAACTCTTCGATAAGCCTGCTTTGTCGCAGGACAACCCGCCCGCACCCGATAAACCGATCCATACGACTATTGGCTACCACTTGCGGACTGGTGATCACAATGTCACAGCCTATGATTGGGACCAGTATCTGGCGTTTGCCGATCGCCATTGGAATAGTGAATGA
- a CDS encoding DinB family protein, translating into MLERESAINKFQLGVFSLVVKDIASENLYTAGSGHGHSPIWLLGHLAICAEIGQGMLGGAIEHDSWLPIFGAGSSGQVERDASFSKDGFVDATITGYEKLQALAMDPAAGSLLELDHGFAPFANTPISNVGDFVGLLLTNHFGFHLAQLSSCRRERGHSYLF; encoded by the coding sequence ATGCTTGAACGCGAATCCGCAATCAACAAGTTTCAGCTCGGTGTATTCTCCTTGGTGGTTAAAGATATCGCCTCAGAGAATCTCTATACTGCCGGAAGTGGCCATGGGCATTCTCCCATTTGGCTTTTAGGGCATTTAGCGATATGTGCTGAAATTGGTCAGGGGATGCTTGGCGGTGCAATTGAACATGATTCGTGGCTGCCGATTTTCGGTGCTGGCTCGTCCGGTCAGGTCGAGAGGGACGCTAGTTTTTCGAAAGATGGTTTCGTCGATGCAACCATTACCGGCTACGAAAAACTTCAAGCATTGGCAATGGATCCTGCTGCTGGTTCTTTGCTTGAACTCGACCATGGATTTGCGCCGTTCGCAAACACTCCCATATCGAATGTAGGTGATTTTGTCGGTCTCTTGCTCACCAATCATTTCGGATTTCACCTTGCCCAGCTTTCGAGTTGCCGTCGCGAGCGTGGACATTCCTACTTGTTCTAA
- a CDS encoding winged helix-turn-helix domain-containing protein, translating into MKETLSIKQARKLVLLSQGLPPTKQAGSAIAATLSAIEQLGYIQIDTISVVQRAHHHTLWNRNPRYKASQLDQLLSDKQVFEYWSHAAAYLPMRDYRFSLPRKHALASGKQRHWYKCDKRMLDLVLRRIAKEGPLMARDFEHTGKRIGEWKSKPAKQALEYLFMQGELMVATRVNFHKVYDLTERVLPAGLNTTFPASEEYARFLIAQYLRANGLGQPAEIAYLRTETKPLVTEALADMVSTGELLQVGVAGKPYYALPASLDLLSKPLARSKLKILSPFDNLVIQRQRMKGLFGFDYLIECYVPEPKRRYGYFSLPILWDGKLVARMDCRTDRSDSLLHLQHLALEPGLSGTDAMFLALRKELQPFLQFNDCDAVRVHRTTPASAKPELQKLLNTFTR; encoded by the coding sequence ATGAAAGAAACGCTCTCCATCAAGCAAGCCAGAAAGCTGGTTCTCCTATCCCAGGGGCTGCCGCCGACGAAGCAGGCCGGTTCTGCAATTGCAGCCACACTCTCGGCGATTGAACAGCTGGGCTATATCCAAATCGATACTATCTCCGTCGTTCAGCGGGCTCATCATCACACCTTGTGGAATCGCAATCCACGCTACAAAGCTTCTCAGCTCGATCAGCTGCTTTCCGACAAGCAGGTTTTTGAGTACTGGTCCCATGCGGCCGCCTACCTGCCGATGCGAGATTACCGGTTTAGTCTGCCGCGTAAGCATGCGTTGGCAAGCGGTAAGCAACGGCACTGGTATAAATGCGATAAGCGGATGCTGGATTTGGTGCTTAGACGCATTGCCAAGGAAGGTCCTTTGATGGCAAGGGATTTCGAGCACACGGGCAAAAGAATTGGTGAATGGAAATCAAAGCCTGCCAAACAGGCCCTGGAGTATCTGTTTATGCAGGGGGAGCTGATGGTCGCGACCCGTGTTAATTTCCATAAGGTGTATGATCTTACGGAACGAGTATTGCCCGCAGGCCTGAACACGACTTTCCCCGCATCGGAGGAATACGCTCGATTTCTGATTGCACAGTATTTGCGTGCCAACGGTTTGGGACAGCCGGCCGAAATTGCCTATTTGCGGACCGAGACGAAACCGCTTGTTACCGAGGCCTTGGCAGACATGGTTTCTACGGGAGAACTGCTGCAGGTGGGGGTTGCCGGTAAGCCCTACTATGCTTTGCCAGCCTCCTTGGACCTGTTAAGCAAACCGTTGGCTCGCAGTAAACTGAAAATACTGTCGCCATTCGACAATCTCGTCATTCAACGCCAGCGGATGAAGGGGCTGTTCGGATTCGATTACCTTATCGAGTGCTATGTGCCTGAGCCCAAGCGTCGATACGGATACTTTTCTCTGCCGATTCTATGGGATGGGAAGCTGGTCGCTCGGATGGACTGTAGAACCGACAGGAGTGATTCACTACTGCATCTCCAGCACCTTGCTCTGGAACCCGGCCTCTCCGGCACCGATGCAATGTTCCTCGCGCTGCGCAAGGAACTTCAACCCTTTCTGCAGTTCAATGACTGCGACGCGGTGCGGGTCCACAGGACCACCCCGGCTAGCGCTAAACCGGAGTTGCAGAAGCTACTCAATACTTTTACACGCTGA